A genomic window from Flavobacterium sp. I3-2 includes:
- a CDS encoding type IX secretion system membrane protein PorP/SprF has translation MKKIYISALLALLGLSELSAQQDPHYTQYMYNQSVINPAYAGSREGLSLGLLHREQWSGLEGAPKTTTFFGNGRVGKKVGLGLSVISDKIGPVSENNVYADFSYTLKLQPGHNLALGLKAGMTMQQSDFFSEINGHVPDANDPAFAENTSQSFFNVGAGAFYYTDKYYVGFSVPNFLQNTYVEKNNRKFGSDVMHMFLTGGYVFDLNENWKFKPSTMLKMAAGAPLSVDVSANALYAKKLEFGLTYRLEDSFGAMINYAVLPNLRIGYSYDYVTSDLKTAASSSHEIILLFDIYFKKRVSSSPRYF, from the coding sequence ATGAAGAAAATATACATAAGTGCATTATTAGCTTTGTTAGGGCTTTCAGAATTATCAGCACAGCAAGATCCACATTATACACAATATATGTATAATCAAAGTGTGATAAATCCGGCATATGCAGGATCACGCGAAGGATTATCATTAGGACTTTTACACCGTGAACAATGGTCAGGATTAGAAGGTGCTCCAAAGACAACAACTTTCTTTGGAAACGGTCGTGTTGGAAAAAAAGTAGGATTGGGATTATCAGTAATTTCAGATAAAATTGGACCAGTTTCAGAGAACAATGTTTATGCTGATTTCTCATATACCTTAAAGCTACAACCAGGGCATAATTTGGCTTTAGGGTTAAAAGCGGGTATGACGATGCAACAATCCGATTTTTTCAGTGAAATCAACGGACATGTACCCGATGCTAATGACCCTGCGTTTGCAGAAAATACGAGCCAAAGTTTTTTTAACGTTGGAGCAGGAGCCTTTTACTATACAGATAAATACTATGTAGGGTTTAGTGTACCTAATTTTCTTCAAAACACTTATGTAGAAAAAAACAATCGTAAATTCGGAAGTGATGTTATGCATATGTTTTTAACAGGAGGGTATGTATTTGATTTGAATGAAAATTGGAAATTCAAACCATCAACGATGTTAAAGATGGCTGCAGGTGCACCACTATCTGTTGATGTTTCAGCGAATGCCTTGTATGCAAAGAAATTAGAGTTTGGTTTAACCTACCGTTTAGAAGATTCATTTGGAGCGATGATAAATTATGCCGTACTTCCAAATTTACGAATAGGATATTCATATGATTATGTAACCTCAGATTTGAAAACCGCTGCAAGCTCATCTCATGAAATTATATTATTATTTGATATTTATTTCAAAAAACGAGTATCAAGTTCACCACGATATTTCTAA
- a CDS encoding fibronectin type III domain-containing protein — MKKITSLILLMFCTLVGYSQIISTGFETGVPAGWIITHNGVGVNSPWYVNNTAALANSGTSSLMVAPETATASAPIQDWVITSATNLTGILNPKLSFYGKASPAGPTRNSRLEVRVSTTNTNLTSFTTIASFQDFNSGATNPISSVGGAYGFQELSLLPYAGQNIYIAFVMVNQGQGKTWNLDDILVFEDCPDATNLGVTNLSENGGTATWLNPGGATNFQTEVVLATATPTGVPTYTNSTTTTTQIMTGLLPNTTYKYYVRSTCINNVFGDWIGPFEFDTNPLPAPLPYVENFEAFHGWRFTNGTQPNKWFVGSATQNGGAKSMYISNNDGAANIYTIGTNSTTHTYRDVIIPPNTNEILFTFDYRGEGQTTLDFMSLWSVPTTFLPTAGTQIVNANGVQIGGVMNLTPNYTNRSFIVNVSAYAGTTRRFVFEWRNNNSAGTQPPASVDNINISVIPCTAPTNLVLGTVGAQSAQISWTAPAFPPASYDYYVSQNTTPPTDTTTPTGTSTTNSANVTGLAPGSSNYIWVRSNCGTNGKSVWIGFVVAHINQVPVQLPYSQGFESGNHGFQFSLTNQPNYWMVGNGVANAGNNSLYITNNNQNNEYTITQTSSTSAFRDFAIPAGTTEINLQFDFKGMGQGVLDRMRVWLVPTTFIPTPGVNITAVNSGGTQIGLTNYSEVPNWVTYNNVINVSAFAGANRRIVFEWVNNNNTGTQPPAAVDNININVITCVAPSNIVTNTVNQNDATLSWTAPTSTNIASYDYYYSTSNVYPTAATAPSGNTTATSVLLQNLSTATQYYFWVRSNCGSGDGNSFWVGPQIFTTTQIPATLPYTEKFDSNSFVFGLSNGTQVNKWMVGTSVSFSPTKSLYISSNENDYNYNITSASVVHAYRDLAIPAGAATYNLNFVYKYFGQANIDFMKVWLVPSTYNLVPGAQIIQNPTNGAYPLGAVNPTVSYQAKDFEIAIPANLTGQTVKLVFEWVNNDVTGNQGPASVDNITFKALTCKAPTDIEGEVSCADASIINLSWTPRGTETMWEYLVLPLDAPTPSTGNVVTMPEATHSGLTLGTDYTIWVRAICGGENGNSEWVSNNFYAGSSPVASANPFCAGPEGILFDNVYNAQNVPNLTNGNFHCLGTTPNPVWYFMQVDQAGPLNFQIVQNTLFNAQGQPVGTTLDVDYIAFGPFNSLAQACEDIIIAPGSPNPNSKIVGCSYSAAAVENFNIPNAQPGQVYAILITNFNGAQGKIKFVQTNATAPGAGNTDCNFLCEVKLGPDRVICGTETTLNAQISTVGTGDITSIKWYLDGDLMDPTIYNTLSITVNQSGIYTVDIDKDGCTTGEPIVDDIEITFVSPFNGEIPESLTLCDFNNDNEELFDLQEFTNQFLNGQQGYNVTYHDNLIDANAGFGVLPSPYLSSPKTIFVRVANATGPVCARVEELELILKTTIYPVVDFVYPTPICVNGQDSISPELVPGFTLGGTFSSTPGLVIDSATGEIDLEASKAGLYDIKYDYPVSSANCGDSDSHIFQIRVLDRIGFLIDGYCRNEIFTISATDILGTLNFSTATFKWSNNVISSDKSIATVDKPGTYSVTVTTADGCVETAEIVVTDIYCLIQKGISPNGDGLNDTFVLKNLVVQKLQIFNRHGKEVYSHGPGYTNQWQGQSNNGAELPSGTYFYTIVTPYENFTGWIQVVREQN, encoded by the coding sequence ATGAAAAAAATTACTAGCTTAATATTACTAATGTTCTGTACATTGGTAGGTTATAGCCAAATTATCAGCACTGGTTTTGAAACTGGTGTTCCTGCAGGCTGGATTATTACACATAATGGAGTTGGAGTCAACAGCCCATGGTATGTTAATAATACTGCTGCTTTGGCTAACTCTGGTACATCGAGTTTAATGGTAGCTCCAGAAACTGCGACGGCATCGGCGCCAATACAAGATTGGGTTATAACTTCTGCAACCAACTTAACGGGCATTTTAAATCCTAAATTGTCTTTCTATGGAAAAGCATCTCCTGCTGGACCGACTAGAAATAGTAGATTAGAAGTTAGGGTTTCAACAACAAATACAAATTTAACGAGTTTTACAACTATTGCATCTTTTCAAGATTTTAATAGTGGCGCTACCAATCCGATTAGTTCTGTTGGAGGTGCTTATGGATTTCAAGAGTTAAGTTTGTTACCTTATGCTGGACAGAATATTTACATTGCTTTTGTTATGGTAAATCAAGGACAAGGAAAAACTTGGAATTTAGATGATATTCTTGTATTTGAAGATTGTCCAGATGCTACAAATTTAGGTGTAACCAATTTATCTGAAAATGGAGGGACAGCAACATGGTTAAACCCAGGTGGAGCTACAAATTTTCAAACAGAAGTTGTATTAGCAACAGCAACTCCAACTGGGGTTCCAACTTATACAAATTCAACTACAACTACAACTCAAATAATGACTGGGCTTTTGCCAAACACTACTTATAAGTATTATGTTCGTTCTACTTGTATAAACAATGTTTTTGGTGATTGGATAGGTCCATTTGAATTTGATACAAATCCACTTCCGGCTCCACTTCCTTATGTTGAAAACTTTGAAGCTTTCCATGGTTGGAGATTTACTAATGGAACACAACCAAATAAATGGTTTGTAGGTAGTGCAACACAGAACGGAGGAGCTAAATCTATGTATATTTCTAATAACGATGGAGCAGCAAATATATATACAATAGGTACAAATTCAACAACTCATACTTATAGAGATGTTATAATACCTCCAAATACAAATGAAATATTATTTACTTTCGATTATAGAGGTGAAGGTCAAACAACCTTAGATTTCATGAGTCTTTGGTCTGTGCCTACAACTTTTCTTCCTACTGCTGGAACTCAAATAGTAAATGCAAATGGAGTTCAAATTGGTGGAGTAATGAATTTAACTCCAAACTATACGAACCGTTCTTTCATTGTGAACGTTTCTGCATATGCTGGTACAACTCGTAGATTTGTTTTTGAATGGAGAAATAATAATAGTGCAGGAACTCAACCTCCAGCTTCGGTTGATAATATCAATATTAGTGTAATTCCTTGTACAGCACCTACAAATTTAGTTTTAGGAACTGTTGGGGCGCAATCAGCTCAAATTTCATGGACTGCTCCAGCTTTTCCACCTGCATCTTATGATTACTATGTTTCTCAAAATACAACACCACCTACTGATACAACTACACCAACAGGAACATCTACAACGAATTCTGCTAACGTTACTGGCTTAGCTCCAGGTAGCAGTAATTATATTTGGGTTAGAAGTAACTGTGGAACTAATGGGAAAAGTGTTTGGATTGGATTTGTAGTAGCTCATATAAATCAAGTGCCAGTTCAGTTACCTTATAGTCAAGGTTTTGAAAGTGGAAATCATGGTTTCCAATTTAGTTTAACGAACCAGCCGAATTATTGGATGGTTGGTAATGGAGTTGCTAATGCAGGAAATAATAGTTTGTATATTACAAATAATAATCAAAATAATGAATATACTATAACTCAAACTTCATCTACTTCTGCTTTTAGAGATTTTGCAATCCCTGCAGGAACAACTGAAATAAATTTACAGTTTGATTTTAAAGGTATGGGACAAGGAGTTTTAGATAGAATGCGAGTTTGGCTAGTTCCAACTACTTTTATTCCGACTCCAGGTGTGAATATAACTGCTGTAAATTCAGGTGGTACTCAAATTGGATTAACTAATTATAGCGAAGTTCCAAACTGGGTAACATATAATAATGTTATTAATGTTTCGGCATTTGCGGGAGCAAATAGAAGAATTGTTTTCGAATGGGTAAACAATAACAATACAGGTACACAACCTCCTGCTGCAGTTGATAATATTAATATTAATGTTATTACTTGTGTTGCACCTTCAAATATTGTTACTAATACAGTAAATCAGAATGATGCAACTTTAAGTTGGACAGCACCTACATCGACTAATATAGCTTCTTATGACTATTATTATTCTACCTCAAATGTTTATCCAACTGCTGCAACTGCACCATCTGGAAATACAACTGCTACTTCTGTTTTACTTCAAAATTTAAGTACAGCAACTCAGTATTATTTCTGGGTTAGAAGTAATTGTGGTTCTGGTGATGGAAATAGTTTCTGGGTAGGCCCACAAATATTTACAACAACTCAAATTCCTGCTACATTGCCTTACACTGAAAAATTTGATTCAAATAGTTTTGTGTTCGGATTAAGTAATGGAACTCAAGTTAATAAATGGATGGTTGGAACTTCAGTGTCGTTTTCTCCAACTAAATCTTTATATATTTCTAGTAACGAAAATGATTATAACTATAATATTACATCCGCTTCGGTTGTGCATGCTTATAGAGATTTAGCAATACCTGCAGGAGCTGCAACTTATAATTTAAATTTTGTTTATAAATATTTTGGGCAGGCTAATATTGATTTTATGAAAGTTTGGCTTGTACCTTCAACTTATAATTTAGTTCCAGGTGCTCAAATCATACAAAATCCTACAAACGGAGCTTATCCACTTGGTGCAGTAAATCCTACTGTAAGTTATCAAGCTAAAGATTTTGAGATAGCTATACCTGCTAATTTAACAGGTCAGACTGTGAAATTAGTATTCGAATGGGTAAATAATGATGTGACTGGTAATCAAGGTCCTGCTTCAGTCGATAATATTACATTTAAAGCTTTAACATGTAAAGCACCAACAGATATTGAAGGTGAAGTTTCTTGTGCTGATGCTTCAATAATTAATTTATCGTGGACACCTCGTGGAACGGAAACTATGTGGGAATATCTTGTACTTCCATTAGATGCTCCTACACCTTCTACAGGAAACGTGGTTACAATGCCTGAGGCAACTCATTCTGGTTTAACTCTAGGAACAGATTATACTATTTGGGTTCGTGCGATTTGTGGAGGAGAAAATGGAAATTCAGAATGGGTAAGTAATAATTTTTATGCAGGATCTAGTCCTGTTGCAAGTGCTAATCCTTTCTGTGCTGGACCTGAAGGTATTTTATTTGATAATGTTTACAATGCGCAAAATGTGCCGAATTTAACAAATGGAAATTTCCATTGTTTAGGAACAACTCCAAATCCTGTATGGTATTTTATGCAAGTTGATCAAGCAGGACCTTTAAATTTCCAAATTGTTCAGAATACATTGTTTAATGCTCAAGGTCAACCTGTTGGTACTACTTTAGATGTCGATTATATTGCTTTTGGACCATTTAATAGTTTAGCTCAGGCTTGTGAAGATATTATAATCGCGCCAGGTTCACCTAATCCTAATTCAAAAATTGTAGGATGTAGTTATTCTGCTGCTGCTGTAGAAAATTTTAATATTCCTAACGCTCAGCCAGGTCAAGTATATGCAATTTTGATTACGAACTTTAATGGTGCTCAAGGTAAGATCAAATTTGTTCAAACAAACGCTACGGCTCCTGGCGCTGGTAACACAGATTGTAATTTCCTTTGTGAAGTTAAATTAGGACCAGATAGAGTTATTTGTGGAACTGAAACAACTTTGAATGCTCAAATTTCAACTGTTGGTACAGGAGATATAACTTCTATAAAATGGTATTTAGACGGTGATTTAATGGATCCTACTATATACAATACATTGAGTATAACTGTTAATCAGTCTGGTATTTATACTGTAGATATTGATAAAGATGGATGTACAACAGGAGAACCAATTGTAGATGATATCGAAATTACATTTGTTAGTCCATTCAATGGCGAAATACCAGAATCTTTAACATTATGTGATTTTAATAATGATAATGAAGAATTGTTCGATTTGCAAGAGTTTACAAATCAATTCTTAAATGGACAACAAGGCTATAATGTTACATATCATGATAATTTAATTGATGCTAATGCTGGGTTTGGTGTTTTACCATCACCATATTTAAGCTCTCCAAAAACAATTTTCGTTCGTGTAGCTAATGCCACAGGACCAGTTTGTGCTAGAGTTGAAGAATTAGAATTAATTTTAAAAACTACGATTTATCCTGTTGTTGATTTTGTTTACCCGACTCCTATTTGTGTAAACGGTCAAGATAGCATTAGTCCAGAGTTAGTACCTGGATTCACACTAGGTGGTACGTTTAGTTCTACTCCTGGATTAGTTATTGATTCTGCTACAGGTGAGATTGATTTAGAAGCTAGTAAAGCTGGATTATATGATATTAAATATGATTATCCAGTAAGTTCAGCAAATTGTGGTGATTCAGATTCTCATATTTTCCAAATAAGAGTTTTAGATCGTATAGGTTTCTTAATAGATGGATATTGTAGAAATGAAATATTCACTATTTCAGCAACTGATATATTAGGAACATTGAACTTTAGTACTGCAACATTTAAATGGTCAAATAATGTTATTTCATCAGATAAGTCAATTGCTACAGTAGATAAACCAGGTACTTATTCAGTAACTGTTACTACTGCTGATGGATGTGTTGAGACTGCAGAAATTGTTGTTACAGATATCTATTGTTTGATTCAAAAAGGTATTTCACCAAATGGAGATGGTTTAAATGATACTTTTGTATTGAAAAATTTAGTAGTTCAGAAGCTTCAAATATTCAATCGACATGGAAAAGAAGTTTATTCTCATGGTCCAGGCTATACAAATCAATGGCAAGGACAAAGCAATAATGGAGCTGAATTACCAAGTGGAACCTATTTCTATACTATAGTTACTCCTTATGAAAACTTTACAGGTTGGATTCAGGTTGTTAGAGAACAAAATTAA